ATAATGTGGAATTAGTTAGAGTTAGTTATTTTGCTTCCTGGTGTTAgttctagtatatatatatattgtacaaTTAGTTTTGGTTCATTCAATGCAATTATAGAAATTCTTCAATCTTTTCTCTCCAGCTTATCTTCTCTCTTCCCTAGCTCTCTGTTTTTCTTATACGGTATTAGAGCTTTGTGTTTCTATCAGTGGCTAACCAAGATCAAACTTCTCAAACTTCATCTTCTCCATCCACTGCTCATCATGAGCTTTCTCCAATGGAGGACCCGAGGAGTCCATTTTTTCTGCACCATGGAGAGTCACCAGGTGCAATTCTTGTCACACAGCCCTTGACAGAAGACAACTACCCTGATTGGGCTAGGGCTATGCGTATGGCATTAGATGTGAAGAGTAAGCTAGGCTTTGTGGATGGCTCTATAATAGCTTCCATGGCCATTACACCTTTGGAAAAGATTGCTTGGTCAAAGAACAATTCCATGATTTCTTCATGGATATTGAATTCAGTCTCTCCTCACATCTCTAGAAGTGTGATTTACAGAAACACTGCAATGAAGGTTTGGAATTCACTAAAGAATCATTTCTTGCAAGCAAATGGTCCACGAATTTCACAACTCCAAAAGTAGATTTCAACAATCATGCACAGAGATGCAACAATGACTACTTTCTTCACTGATCTTCAAGCTTTTTGGGATCAATTGCTTAATCTCAGACCTTTACCATGTTGTTCTTGTGGTAAGTGTGTTTGTGGTGTGAATGACAAGATCACATTGTTTCATCATCAAGATTTTTTGATACAATTCCTCAATGGCTTGAATGAAGTCTATTCACAAGttcaaacacaaattttgatgATGGAACCAAGTCCTTCAATTGACAAGGCTTTCTCTTTGGTAATACAAGAGGAAAGACAAAAGGCTTTAGGCTCCAATGGAGGGCCTTCAGTTGATACAACTACTCTTGCAGTCAAGACTCAAGAATTTAATCAAGTtgggaagaacacaaaaggaaagGGTAGACCTATCTACAGTCATTGTGGCAAGGCTAGTTATTTTATGGAGAAATGCTACAAGCTAATTGGTTTCCCACCAGGGTATAAGCAAAAGGGCAAGGTATCCATGGCTAATCAAGTGTCTTAATGGTGATTCTGGTCAATTTGAGATTGCATCACAGTCAGGGTCTTTTCCTTTCACATCTGAACAATGCCAGAAGCTGTTATCTTTGTTGAGCTCTCATGCATCATCTTCTGCCACTCCTGATGCCATCCACTTAACAAATTCAGCACTATCAAGTATTTCTTGTGCCTCTTTCCAGGATTCTACTTGTCTTAGTTTGAAGAAGTCAATCTTTACTGAAAATCCTTCAAACAAAACAGCTTACAATGAAGAAACTTG
The sequence above is drawn from the Castanea sativa cultivar Marrone di Chiusa Pesio chromosome 5, ASM4071231v1 genome and encodes:
- the LOC142635429 gene encoding uncharacterized protein LOC142635429; its protein translation is MVKLGISKKCNMTGHIYLLMANQDQTSQTSSSPSTAHHELSPMEDPRSPFFLHHGESPGAILVTQPLTEDNYPDWARAMRMALDVKSKLGFVDGSIIASMAITPLEKIAWSKNNSMISSWILNSVSPHISRSVIYRNTAMKVWNSLKNHFLQANGPRISQLQK